The Tolypothrix sp. PCC 7712 region GGAATGGCTTGAGTGTTCTACCAACCTCCCCAGAGCAAGATGTAATACCCATCCTCAAAACTAGCTGCTAAGGCTCAAGTCACTCAAACCCTAGCTGTAATTATGCTGAACCCAAATGTTGAATCAATTTCAAGGGCGAATGCTACTCTCTCATAACTTTGATGTTAGTCCTGACACAGTACAAGCCCTCAGTCGGGAAGAATTTGCTGAAGTATTTAAATCAAGCTTGAGTGTCTATGAACAACTACAATGCAGGTTGGTGAATCATCCTCATTGGACTGTAGAAATTTTGTTCCCTACCAATGAATTTTCGCCGCAGCAAGTTGGCGAACTCTGTGCTAAGGCTTTAGCAGAAAAACGGCGATCGCAACAATTAAGTGCAGAAACTATTCCACAAATTCTGATTTTAGGTGGTATCAAAACAACTCCCCCTACTAGCGATTCTCCTGATGCTCTGCAACCAGGAAACTGGGGTGTGGATGTGGTAGAAACTCCCTCTGGTGAAGCATTTTTGCAGAAAATAGCTTGGGATAACACTATTGCCCAGAAACCCGCAGACAGTGTATTTAAAGTTGAAATAAAGACAGCTTGAGAAAGTAATTCGTAATTCGTAATTCGTAATTAAAATTAGTACAAACAACCTACCGAGCCAAGATGAATGGTGCTTCTGGAACTGCACAATCAGGTAACGTTGTAACTAAGTATTACGAATTACTTAAACAATGGCTTCTCTCAACGAAGATTTGATCCGCGCGATCGTTAAAGGTGACACTGCTGCTGTCAAAAGCTTACTAGCCCAGGGCGCAGATGCTAATACTACCGGGGGCGTTACAGCTTTGGGAGCCAGTAATACAGCATTGATGTGGGCAGCTACAGAGGGTTATTTCGATATCGTAGAATTACTGCTGGCTCATAATGCTGATGTGAATGTGAAAAATCCCGCAGGCTACACAGCTTTAATGTTCGCTGCAGAAAGCGATCGCTCTCAAATTGTTTCTCTGCTGCTCGATAGTGGTGCTGATATAGGCGATGCCTTCTGGCAAGACGCTTTGCGTCTACGCAACTCCTATGAAGAGACTGTATTAATGACAATGGCGCGGCGTGGTCAAACAGATATTGTGCAACGTCTAGTCAAGATGGGTGCTGAGTTAAATGCCACTAATAAAATCGGTGACACAGCATTATACTTAGCAGCAGACAATGGGCATACCTATACAGTCAAAGCATTAATTGAACTGGGTGCTGAGGTCAATACTGCCAACATCGGTGGTTGGACTCCTCTGATGATGGCAGCAGCCAGAGGCGATTTAGAAACTATGACGATTTTATTAGCAAATGGCGCAGACTTCCGTCCCAAGAATCGCTGGGATGCAACAGCATTGAGTGAAGCCCGTAATTCATTTAGATCTGCTCAAGCAGTAGATTTATTAATCAAAGCAGGGGCGACGGAGTGAAGTGGGGATTGGGGACTGGGGATGAGGAGGATGAGGGGGATGAGGAGGATGAGGGGGATGAGGGGAAATAACCATTACCCATTCCCCATTCCCCATTACCCAATTTCCCATGCCCATTACAAATAGTTTGTGCAAATTGAGTGCAAAATTCTCTCATTTCATCAAGATTTACAAATCTTGATGTACATCTTTCCGCGCTCATAAGAAAATGATCATAACAAAGCGTATAAAACGCCTAAAACCTTGAGCATCTAGGAAATCACAGCTTTCATGCTTATGGAAGCTGGTAATTTGGGTTGCAACAAATCAATCCAAAGAATTGATGAGCCTGGATGAGCAATCTGAAATTTATTTACAAATCGAAACAAATTTCTTAAACTTTCGTTAACAGGAGAAACAATTAATGCCATTTGGACCAGCTTCACGCTTGGGAGTCAGCCTATTTGATGAAACTCCTCCCGTTGAGTGGGTACCAGGTCGCTCACAAGAAGAAGCAGAAACAATCATTCGGGCAATCTATCGGCAAGTATTAGGTAATGCCTATGTGATGGAAAGTGAGCGGCTTGCTGTGCCTGAATCCCAGTTTAAGCGGGGTGAGTTGAGCGTCCGCGAGTTTGTCAGAGCAGTGGCTAAATCTGAACTATATCGTTCTCGCTTTTTCACCAGTTGTGCGCGCTACCGAGCCATTGAACTCAACTTCCGCCATCTATTGGGTCGTCCACCACTAGATTTAGAAGAAATGCGCTCCCACAGCACAATCCTTGATACTCAAGGGTTTGAAGCTGAGATTGATTCTTATATCGATGGTGATGAGTATCAGTCTACTTTTGGCGAGAACATTGTACCTTACATCCGAGGCTATAAAACCGAAGCGCTTCAGAGCATGGTGCAATTTACTCATACCTTCCAACTGGTACGAGGTGCTTCTAGCAGCAGCCTGAAGGGTGACTTATCTGGCAAGGCTCCTAAGCTGAATGCATTAGTGATTCAAAGCACACCAACAGCAGTAATTTCACCTGCTAGCGCTGGAGCAACCTTCTCGACACCACCTACTGGTGCCCGTACCCGTCTTGGAGTCGATGCTAGTGCTGGTGGCAAAGTTTACCGCATTGAAGTTACAGGTTATCGTGCCAAAACCTTCAATAATATTTCCAAGTTTCGCCGTTCCAATCAAGTCTTTCTGGTGCCCTACGAAAAGCTCTCTCAAGAGTATCAACGGATTCACCAGCAAGGCGGCGTGATCGCAAGTATCACTCCTGTATAAATTAGGTGCAAACTTAAAAAATTGAGGAGCAGAAATTTTAATGGCATCCCAGACAATTCTTGAACTTTGGCCCTCTAGTAGCTTAGAAGAAGTTCAAACTATTATCCGTGCAGTTTACAAACAGGTTTTAGGCAACCCTCATGTTATGGAGAGTGAGCGGTTGGTGACAGCAGAATCACAATTATGCGATCGCTCCATCACCGTGCGGGAATTTGTCCGCAGCGTTGCCAAGTCTGATTTTTATCGCAACCGCTACTTCCAATCCTGCGCTCCCTACCGATTTGTAGAACTTAACTTCTTACATTTGCTTGGTCGCGCACCCCAGGATCAAAGAGAAGTTTCCGAACACATCGTTCGTACTGTAGCTGAAGGCTACGATGCTGAAATTGACTCCTATATCGATAGTAGTGAATATGAAGCAGCCTTTGGTGAAAACGTAGTGCCTTACTATCGTGGTAGAAGTAGCGAAGCCAACTCCAAGCAAGTAGGCTTCAACCGCATATTTGCCCTTGATCGCGGCCCTGCCCAAATTGATAGTGCAGTTAAATCGGCTCAATTGGTCTATGCTGTTGCTACTAACAGCGCCAACGCGATCAAAGCCTCTTCATCCACAGTCATTGGCTCTGGAACTGAAAAACGATTCAAAATCTTGGTGCAAGGTTCCAAATTCGACAGTCCCCGACGCATCAGTACCACTGAGTACATTGTTCCAGCTAGTAAGATGACTCCCCAAATTCAGCGGATTAATCGTACTTCTGGCAAAATCGTCAGCATTACTGAAATTGTCTAACCTTTAACAGGGTGGGCATTAATACTTGTCTGTTCTAAATGTTGAACCGATTAGTATTAACAACTCGTAATTCGTAGTTACTAATTCGTAATTACGTTACGGATAGGGATTTAGCTCCCACCTGTAACGGCATGATTTTATAGAAGTCGGAGACTCAAACCCTCAGCTTAATTACGAATTACGAATTACGAATTACGAATTAGTAATTTAGGTTGAGACATTGCCCGCCCCAGATCATTCACTTTTTTAATTTGTAATTTTTCAAAAACACCCACAAAAATCCTAAATTTAGGAGGCATAGATATGGCACTTTGGATAGAAACCGAGTCCGTTGAATTACGCCCCAACGCCACTGAAGAGGATCTACAAGCAACGATCAGAGCCGTATATCGCCAAGTTTTGGGCAATGCTCATATATTTGAAAATCAACGGCTGACCAATGCTGAGTCGCAATTGCGGAACGGTGATATTACTGTTGCTGGTTTCGTTAGAGCTGTGGCTCAATCAGACCTATACCGTTCATTGTTTTTTGAAACTTCTTCTCCCTATCGTTTTATCGAATTGAACTTCAAACATTTGCTCGGTCGCGCCCCCCAAGATCAGGCGGAAATTGCAGAACACGTGCAAATTTACAACACCCAAGGTTACGCAGCAGAAATCAACTCCTACATTGATAGTGATGAATATATCAGGAGTTTTGGCGACAATATTGTGCCCTCTGCTCGTGGTAATCGTACCCAAGCCGGGATTAAAAATGTCGGTTTTAACCGTACCTTCGCGTTAATGCGGGGATTTGCTGCTAACGATCTAGGTAAATCGGCAAAATTGATTAGCGATATTGGCTCTAATCTCGCCACCAAAATTGTTGCCCCTGCTGCTGGTTCCGGTGCTGTTAGCAATACAGGTAAGAGGTTCCGGATCTCTGTCTCCAAAGCCAATTTTGGTGCTAGGGTGACTAAGAGCGTAGCCACCTTTGAAGTGGGATACAACCAGCTAGCCCAGAAAATTCAAAGTATCCAGAAAACAGGAGGCAAGATTATTAGTATTGCGGAAATAGCTTAACGCTACCAATGGAGAAGTTCCTCACCAGCTATGGCAATACGGTTCAGATAAGCTTCTGTTTCTCCCCCTGCGTCCACTGCCTACCCCACTAAATGTCCTTAACTGAACTGTATAAGTCTTTAGGGGTCAATTGGAACCTTCTCCTATCCCAAAGCAAATAGCTAAAAATGGAAACCAAAGTGTTGATGAATATTACAAAGTTTGTGGCAAATTCTATAGGGCATTGGCGATCGCAACGTAGTGCCCATCATTTAGCATTTGGTCACTTTGAAGCTGTACAGTCTGAGATAGATATCATTGCTCTTCCAGATGACGATCCAGCAGTGATTGACTTATGTAAAAGCTATAATATCGACCCTCAAACTGTGGTTTCCCCATTTCGCATGACTTGGGAAGGCCAATCAGATTGGGATGATAGTGAAATCAAAGGCACCTGTGTCCTCGTTCCCATCCCCGATCCAGATAGTCCCCATCGCGGTAAACTCCTGCGCGATCAAGGCTATGCAGAAACAATCGCCGCAGCTGGCGATTATTACTTTACGGAAGACGGCACATTTGTGTTAGTCACCGCTTACGAGCGCGCCGCTGCTGAAGAAAAAATCTGGTTTGTTAACCCCAATGTTCGTTGTCGGGTTTCCTTAATTAAAACTAGTGCCGGTTCAGGAGTTGTTACTGCCTCATTTTCTTCAGAAATTCGCCAGGATATTCAGAATTAAACTATATCTGACAATATTTCAAGTCATATAGATACAAACTCAGAGCGTGCAGTCTATATATAAACGCGATCGCGTTAGCTTTGCCATGCCATTTTTTCATAAACACTGGTGCCTAGGTTATGCCAATTCAAAATTAGGAAGCCATAGCAAAAGCATTGGTGAGTTTGGATCTGTTGTTCAATTTTAGAGAATTGGTATTCAGGTCATCATTTTGAATTTTGCCGAAAGTATAGTCTTGGGCTTCGACCAAGAGGAGCAACTTGACAAGAAGATTTTGGGATTGTTTATTTATCCTCATCTAGTTATGACCTCTTCACTACCAAAAATTCCTGACACTGTATCGCCTAATTTAATCACCCTGGCTCGTTGGATGGCAGGTGATTTCAGCAACTATCAACAGGCATTTGAAAATTCTAAAGATTACGCCCATATTCATGTTTTCTTTCGCCCATTACCGTTTGAATTCTTCTCAGGAATTGGGCTTTATTCAGAACAAGTATATGATTATGATTTGTGGCGACCTTATCGCCAGGGAGTCCATCGTCTTATCGATAAAGGCGATGAAATTTATATCGAAAATTACAGCCTAAAACAAGCACTGTATTATGCAGGTGCAGCGCGAGACTTAAATATTCTCAAAACTATTACCCCAAATTGTATTGAACGCCGATATCATTGCTCAATGATTTTTAAACGCGAGGGAGATAAATTTATCGGCGGTGTTGAACCTGGAAACCTATGCTTAATTGAGAAAAATGGCTGCCAGACTTATCTAGATAGTTACGTTGAAATTACAGAAACCACTTGGGTAAGCCTAGATAAAGGTATGGATGTGAATACACACCAACAAGTTTGGGGATCTACCTTTGGGCCATTACGGTTTGAAAAGCGGGAGAGTTTTGCAGATGAAATCCCAAATATCCTATGATCTTTCCCTGCCGAATCTGCCTCTAAAAGCAAATATGCTACCTCCAGAAGCACAGAAGAAAATGCAGTGCTGGATTCGCAGTCGGCATTTAATTTGTTCGGGTAATTTCTTTGTTTTTGAAACTGTAGATTATAGTGCTATTGAACGCTTTTCCCAATGTGTAGGAGCATTAGGAGGTACTGTGATTTCGGTTGAGCCAATTGACAAAATTTGGATGGGCGCTCATCGTCAAGTTATTCTTTATCAGGCCAGAGCTAGTTTACATACACCCTGCCACAATTTGAAACAATATTGGATAAAATACGGAGGCTTTCGCAGCCGATTCGATGAGCAAATTTGACCTTTTCCATCGCAAATCTATAACCTGTATTTCTCACAAGCAGCACATATAGCAGATGTAGGTTGGATTAAGCACAGAGCAATCCAACATCTACAGCGCTTTTGAAGTAAGCAAGGTACATCATGAGTAATGAGTAATGAGTAATGAGTAATGAGTAAGCTGTTACGCATTTAAATTGTATATTTCGCGCTCAAGAGGTCAAAAAGTCAAGAGTCCAGGGTCAAAGGCTAGCTTGGACTTTTGACTCTTGACCCTTGACAGCCCTAACGCCAGAATATTTAATCTAGGCGCGTATCAGCTTAATGAGTAATGAGTAATGAGTAGGAAATTGACTTATTACTCATTACTTTTTTCAATTAGAAGCCACTGCCGTGCTCTCTAGAATATATTGATGTGTCGCAAAAATTATTTGAATTGATATCATGTCCGCTAAATTACCCATAATTTAGCGGACATGATATTAGAGAATATTGACATCACAACCCTCGACTATATTCATACTCATAAAACTGGAGCGTTGTTAGAAACCTCGGTTCTCTCAGGGGCGCTGTTAACAGGAGCGAGTGATGCTGTTTTGCAACGACTTTCTGTTTATGCTCATCATATTGGTCTAGCTTTTCAAATCGTCGATAATGTGCTTGATATCACCGTAACTCAGGAATAACTAGGTAAAACTCCGGCTAAAGACCAAAAAGCACAGAAAGTAACTTATCCCAGTTTATGGGGCATTGAGGAATCAAAACGCAAAAGCCAAGAATTAGTGCATCTAGCCAAGGCTGAACTTGCTGGTTTTGGAGATAAAGCACAACCACTAATGGCGATCGCAGATTATATAGTCGCCAGAACGCAATAATCTTTTTTTAACCCTTTTAATTTTTTAATTCCCTAATTGCTAGAAGCGCCCCAAAAATAGTACTCGGCTTGATAAGCGAGTTTTGTTCATAAAAATTTAACTTCAAAATGACTTCTTAGTTCCTGAATTTTAGGAGATAAAGAAAGCAGAAACATCTGAAAAAAGTCTGAAATCATCCTCAAGAAATATAGATTAATCTATAACTTTCGTTGACCCAATAGTTCATCGTTATTTGTTGGCAATGAAAACCGCATCGTCAGAATCTTATTAGCCACTGTTAATGAGACAGGCATCACTGATAATCGATTTCCTGTTCTCACCACCATTAGTTCTTCAGCGCTAAATTCCTCTTTCAGCGTTGACAACGAAATCAGATCAGAAAAAGTTTCTACAAATTCTACTACAACTGTTTGCCAACGAGGAGATTCGAGGCTTGATTTGGGGTCGTAGTAAGTACTATTTGGGTCAAACTGCGTGGGATCGGCAATACCCGTTTTTACTACACGCATTAAGCCAGCAATACCAGGAGGATTGGTATTGGAATGATAGAAAAAAGCTAAATCTCCTGGTTGCATTTGGCGCAGAAAGTTACGAGCTTGATAATTGCGAACACCATCCCAGATAGTTTCGCCTTGCTGTTGTAGGTCAGTAATACTATAAACTTCTGGTTCTGATTTCATTAACCAATAATTCACCGTTAGCTATCCCCCTGGGCTTGAGTTAGTGGCTGAAGTATATTATTTAGCTGTTGAAATAGGTTTTTTAATATTGGGGTATATGGTGTCATTTTTGAGCCAATAATTTTGATAGATGGCTAGGTTTGCTGCTTCTGAAAACGCTAGAAAAATCAGTTGTATATGCACAAAAATTGTGCAGTATCAGAAGTATCTTTATATAAACATTCAACGCGGATAAAATTGTGCTTTTGTGTAAGTTTACCCAAAGTAGTTTGAGTTTCAGGAAAATCATATTTATACACATGATTTTCAATTATCGATATATCTTGAGGCGACAATGCTGTCCAGTTTCGACGCATATTTTTTGAGTAGCGCTGACAATACTGTTCTTGGGTTTCCTCTTCTTTACGCACTATGTCAATCAAAATAAATATACCTTGAGCTTTCAGCAGATGAGATATTTGCTCTATAAGCCTATCTTTTTGTGCAAGAGTCAGGTGATGTACAACAAAAGAACTCATAATGACATCAAAACTTTGCTTTTGACTTTGACCTAGTTCCTCAAGAATTTTAGATATATCGTCTTGAATGAAAGTTTGTCTACACTGAATTTGTGCCATATTGCATTGGGCAATTGCCAAAGCTGCTGCGGACAAGTCAATTCCCGTATAGTCGGCAAGATTAGTATTTAATAAAGCTTGAACTGTTAAACTAGCATCACCGCATCCCAGTTCAAGTAAAGAAAATGGTCTTTGAAAGTAATCAGTTAGTAATTTATGCAAAACACCAGCAATTTCTTGGTGTTCCATATAATTGTTAGTTAAAACTTTTTGATAACTTATCCAATTATTTTTAAAGTAATCATCTGATTGATTTGGGAGATTATTCATC contains the following coding sequences:
- a CDS encoding ankyrin repeat domain-containing protein, coding for MASLNEDLIRAIVKGDTAAVKSLLAQGADANTTGGVTALGASNTALMWAATEGYFDIVELLLAHNADVNVKNPAGYTALMFAAESDRSQIVSLLLDSGADIGDAFWQDALRLRNSYEETVLMTMARRGQTDIVQRLVKMGAELNATNKIGDTALYLAADNGHTYTVKALIELGAEVNTANIGGWTPLMMAAARGDLETMTILLANGADFRPKNRWDATALSEARNSFRSAQAVDLLIKAGATE
- a CDS encoding phycobilisome linker polypeptide, encoding MPFGPASRLGVSLFDETPPVEWVPGRSQEEAETIIRAIYRQVLGNAYVMESERLAVPESQFKRGELSVREFVRAVAKSELYRSRFFTSCARYRAIELNFRHLLGRPPLDLEEMRSHSTILDTQGFEAEIDSYIDGDEYQSTFGENIVPYIRGYKTEALQSMVQFTHTFQLVRGASSSSLKGDLSGKAPKLNALVIQSTPTAVISPASAGATFSTPPTGARTRLGVDASAGGKVYRIEVTGYRAKTFNNISKFRRSNQVFLVPYEKLSQEYQRIHQQGGVIASITPV
- a CDS encoding phycobilisome rod-core linker polypeptide; this encodes MASQTILELWPSSSLEEVQTIIRAVYKQVLGNPHVMESERLVTAESQLCDRSITVREFVRSVAKSDFYRNRYFQSCAPYRFVELNFLHLLGRAPQDQREVSEHIVRTVAEGYDAEIDSYIDSSEYEAAFGENVVPYYRGRSSEANSKQVGFNRIFALDRGPAQIDSAVKSAQLVYAVATNSANAIKASSSTVIGSGTEKRFKILVQGSKFDSPRRISTTEYIVPASKMTPQIQRINRTSGKIVSITEIV
- a CDS encoding phycobilisome rod-core linker polypeptide yields the protein MALWIETESVELRPNATEEDLQATIRAVYRQVLGNAHIFENQRLTNAESQLRNGDITVAGFVRAVAQSDLYRSLFFETSSPYRFIELNFKHLLGRAPQDQAEIAEHVQIYNTQGYAAEINSYIDSDEYIRSFGDNIVPSARGNRTQAGIKNVGFNRTFALMRGFAANDLGKSAKLISDIGSNLATKIVAPAAGSGAVSNTGKRFRISVSKANFGARVTKSVATFEVGYNQLAQKIQSIQKTGGKIISIAEIA
- a CDS encoding EVE domain-containing protein — translated: MNYWLMKSEPEVYSITDLQQQGETIWDGVRNYQARNFLRQMQPGDLAFFYHSNTNPPGIAGLMRVVKTGIADPTQFDPNSTYYDPKSSLESPRWQTVVVEFVETFSDLISLSTLKEEFSAEELMVVRTGNRLSVMPVSLTVANKILTMRFSLPTNNDELLGQRKL
- a CDS encoding chromophore lyase CpcT/CpeT — encoded protein: MTSSLPKIPDTVSPNLITLARWMAGDFSNYQQAFENSKDYAHIHVFFRPLPFEFFSGIGLYSEQVYDYDLWRPYRQGVHRLIDKGDEIYIENYSLKQALYYAGAARDLNILKTITPNCIERRYHCSMIFKREGDKFIGGVEPGNLCLIEKNGCQTYLDSYVEITETTWVSLDKGMDVNTHQQVWGSTFGPLRFEKRESFADEIPNIL
- a CDS encoding class I SAM-dependent methyltransferase, with product MNNLPNQSDDYFKNNWISYQKVLTNNYMEHQEIAGVLHKLLTDYFQRPFSLLELGCGDASLTVQALLNTNLADYTGIDLSAAALAIAQCNMAQIQCRQTFIQDDISKILEELGQSQKQSFDVIMSSFVVHHLTLAQKDRLIEQISHLLKAQGIFILIDIVRKEEETQEQYCQRYSKNMRRNWTALSPQDISIIENHVYKYDFPETQTTLGKLTQKHNFIRVECLYKDTSDTAQFLCIYN
- a CDS encoding phycobiliprotein lyase: METKVLMNITKFVANSIGHWRSQRSAHHLAFGHFEAVQSEIDIIALPDDDPAVIDLCKSYNIDPQTVVSPFRMTWEGQSDWDDSEIKGTCVLVPIPDPDSPHRGKLLRDQGYAETIAAAGDYYFTEDGTFVLVTAYERAAAEEKIWFVNPNVRCRVSLIKTSAGSGVVTASFSSEIRQDIQN
- a CDS encoding DUF2656 domain-containing protein; this translates as MLNQFQGRMLLSHNFDVSPDTVQALSREEFAEVFKSSLSVYEQLQCRLVNHPHWTVEILFPTNEFSPQQVGELCAKALAEKRRSQQLSAETIPQILILGGIKTTPPTSDSPDALQPGNWGVDVVETPSGEAFLQKIAWDNTIAQKPADSVFKVEIKTA